The sequence CCAAGGTTCCCTGAAGTGAGATCTTCCTGGGCCTTCCCTGCTTCAGCTGCAGCCTGGCTGGGGTGAGGGGGCCAGAGGAGAAGCCCCACTTTCTCTGGGACACAAGTGTCTTTGggactccctggtccccacctggtccccatctctCCGACTTGTGAGCAGAGTGTGAGGGTGGGTAAGAGGCAGCTAGTACATATCTGCCCTCCTGCTAGCTTGGGGTCTCTGATGGCTTAGACCCCAAGGCCAGCCCAGGGGTGAGCTCAtgccagggtgtgtgtgttgggggtcagTATGCAGTGGTGGGCAAGGCTGCTTCTCACCTGCCTTGGTCACTCGAAGGAGCTCAGGGAGAGCGCTGCAGGGCACCTGGCCGTCACTCAGGGCCCCTACCATCAGCACTGCATCAAAGGTCCctgtgaggggtgaggggtggacCCGAGACAAGGAGACTCGACCTGCGAGGGGTCTCAGCCCACCCAGGGGATGCATGGCGGCCACCAGGTCTTGGGGATCCGTGGGGGACATGGGGGTGGGTGCTCAGAAGGAGAATGGGGGTTTGTGGAAGGAGCTGGGGACATGGAAGATGGAGCACTGGCCAGAGAAGGGGGGCAATGAGGGGGCTCAGTCAGGGCTGGGCTCAAGGGTACCTTCAGGGCTAGGTAGGGGCTCCTGGCCCAGGGTGCAGAGGCTGAGGCTCTGGTAGAGTCTTCGGGCCTGTGCCTGCTCCAGCATTCCTGGGCTCCCATCCACCCCATGCAGCTGGATGAAGCCACGAGCCTGCAGCTGGGGtccagggagtgggggagagctCATCACTCTCTACGCCTCCACTTCCCTGCACGAGGGTGTCCTGGTATGAAAGGACAGAACCCCTGGGCCAAGGCTGGCTGGAgagctggagggtggggggggcaggtttGGGGACAGGAGAGCAGACAGAGGTAGGGAAGCCTCACCTCAGCAGCCACCAGGCCGGTGCCACAGGCCACATCCAGGACCAAGGCAGCTCCAGGAGGGCCCTTGAGGGCCTGGGCGAGGTAGTCCACGGCCAGGCTGGGGGCACGGTACTGGAGGGTGGCCACGTCCTGGGGACAGAGGGATGATCTGGCTACCTCTGTGTTTGGAGGGCTGAGTGGGGTGGTCTAGGGAATGGCCAaactccaatctctctctctctgggtgttggGGACTTGGGTTTAGCTGGGGCTTTCAGGAGAGAGTCCCAAGGGCACAGGTCTGCAGTTAGACCCTGTCCACTATTGGGTATAGTGACCTGTTGGTGCCGCCTCCTCCAGGCAGCCCCTTTGCCCATAGTAGGGAGGTCTTGGCCCCTGATCTTGAGGGGCCAGGGGCTGCTATCCTGGGATCCTCAATCTGGccagagggcctggctgctgtggGTGGCCCACCCCACGTGACAGGTGCAAGGCTGGGTCCAGGTTTCAGACGAGGACATGGAGGCCCGGCCAGCAGGAGGTGACCTAGTCTTTTACCTGGTCATAGTCCGGAGCCCAGCGGTCATAGAAGCGGAGCTTGCGGGCCAGGTCGGTGATGCCATGGGAGGCTCTGACCCGCGCCCGCACCTCGGGTAGGCTTCCGCCCTGCTCTTCAACCATATTCCTtggagggagggggaacacagggTCTCAGGATTCTAGGCCAATGTcgcctctctccccccacccccgtgcctCACCCCACTTCCCAGCTCTGCAGCATATGCACAGGCGGGGACCCAGCACAGACTGCACCCGGGGCTCAGGGCCGGCACCGCCCTTTGGCTACCCCATTGTGTCACTCACCACCGCTGGGACCCGCGCAGGTGGGCGCTGGAACGAGGGGCGGGGCCTGCCTGAGTCTGGCCCCGCCCTACCTAATACAACTATTGATTGGTCTTCCTGTATAAAAATAGCCAATAGCAGGACAGATCCGGAGACCAGCTCCCCACTCCCCGCAAGCAGCCAATGAACTCCACTCTTTTGGCCCGCCTCCTGCCCGCGTTTGGACTCAAACCTTCTGGTGTCTAGTTTCCGTTGTGGTCCTGGACGCTCCAGGGCCTGGAATTCCTTCATGCGCGCACAAGTCTGGGCTTTTAGGCAGTGGGGACCTCTGAGTTgcctttatttttcaaagaaagagaataagagagagagaagagaccagagatctgctgagccctggcacaaggtagtgctggggattgaacccgtgatctctggagccttagacatgcaagctggtgctctaataggctgagctcgctccctgggccctggcagccaACCTGACTCCACTTACTATGTGCAAGTGATAATTTTtcgtataatttttcttttttaaatttattttattagatagagatagaaatcgagaagggggaccgggtggtgacgcacctggttgagcgcacatgttccagtgctcaaggacccgggttcgagcccccggtccccaccagcagatggaaagctttgcatgtggtgaagcagggctgcaggtgtctctctttctctctccctctctatctcccctaccctctcgatttctggctgtctccaataaataaagaaaagaaaaaaattaaaaaagaaaagaaattgagaaggaaggggagacacagagggagagaaaaagagacacctgcagtcctgcttcaccactcacaaagctttctccctgcaggtggggaccaagggcttgaacatgagtcctggctcatggtagcatgtgtgctcagccaggtgcaccatcacccagtcctGCATGTGGTGTTTGTAACACTGAAGGGAAGTGAATGGAGAGCATTGGGAGTAGGGACGTGGTGGCTTCTGGTGGCTGAGGTAGAGCCAGCTAGGGGACACCAGTGGccagctttttcttctttcctactcAGATCCCAAGTCATAGGTCCTTTTGCATGTGGATGTGGGACAACCCGCCCACACACTACGGGTGGGAGTGCTGTGCTCCAGTTTCACACAGGGACCCTAGGCCCCTCCCACATGGCATCTCTGAAGAAGgttccactcacccacccacccacaggaGAGTCCGGCTACTACTTACAACCATCTGTGGCCCTTGATGGTCGAGGGCACCCCATTGTcactccaaagtcctaggagTAGCTGAGCAAGAAAGAGGGGAGATATTGCCAAGAACACAGCTCCTAAGTTGGGAAGCACACCTACCCAGCACAGGCTGGATGTAGGATGTAAGTGGCTggtttgtttacttgtttcttttctcttcttttctcttcttttctcttctttcttttcttagaatctatttatttattcatgagaaggttaggaggagagaaagaaccagacatcactctggtacatgtgctgccggggatcgaactcgggacctcatggttgagaatccaatgctttatccactgtgccacctcccggaccacaactgtttctttttttaaccagagccctgctcagctctggctggtggtggtatggggattgaacctgggaccttggagcctcaggtaggatagtctttttgcagaaccattatgctgtctcccttgctttatgtacttattttttattgtaattttaaaaaatattgtttaaatatttattcccttttgtttcccttgttgtttttttattgttgttgttattgatgtcatcgttgttaggtaggacaggtagaaatagaaacaggaggggaagacagagatggggagagaaagatagacacctgcagacctgcttcaccacctgtgaagcgactcccctgcgggtggggagcgcacatactacaatgcacaaggccagggttcgaacccccagtcctgacctgcagggggaaagctttgcaagtggcaaagtagtgttgcaggtgtatctctccctctctattaccccattTCTgactgttactatccaataagtaaagataatttaaaaaaatgatttttaaaatgttttcagatCCTcttgccggccagacttccctggattgaagacaccaccaatgtgtcctggagctcagcttccccagagacccatcctactagggaaagagagaggcagactgggagtatggaccgaccagtcaacgcccatgttcagcgaggaagcaattacagaagccagaccttctaccttctgcaaccctcaatgaccctgggtccatgctcccagagggatagagaatgggaaagctatcgggggagggggtgggatatggagattgggtggtgggaattgtgtggagttgtacccctcctaccctatggttttgttaattaatcctttcttaaataaaaaataagtaaataaataaataaataaataaataaaaaatgttttcagaTCCTCTAAGACACATGACCTGGAGTTCTGGGCATAAAAGAGACTCTAGTGGGGAAGTCCATCCCAGGGAAGGTGAGTTTCACCTGTTGTTGCCTCTTCCAGGAAGCCCAGGTGAGCTCACTTTGGGTCATCCTGGGTGGAGAGTATCAGAAGCTGTAGCACTAGCCAGTGGAGCAAGGGAAGAGGAACCCCGGTGCCCCCACCCCTATGTGGTGAGCCTGGAATGTTCCAGATCCCCAGatgcggggaggggagggagaggtcaaAACAGCAGCACAGTGAAGAAAATACAGTTCCGGTTGGGCGTGTTTGGTTAGCTATTAAAGTCggctggctggggggtggggggggcctcCTCTCTCCTGTCTGCTTTGTTTATCGGTTAATAAGCCAATTAGATCTCTttgcaaaaagtaaataaataaaagaagctgACTGGCCAGCGAAGACATTAGGGTTATTACACCCACCTCTTCTTGTGTGGCTGTTTTCCAGATGTTTTAAAATGATTGTCGGTTCTGCCTCCTGGATTGGGGTGCCAAGaagtgtgggggggggtgaggagggaggggTGTGAGCAGGACCCCAGCATGGAGGTTGGGGGGTGTCCTGCAGATGTGGGGGCAGAATAGCCCAGGCAGAGAGGAAGGGGCGATGGGCAGGAAATGGAAGGTGGAGAATGGGGGTGGCAGGTGCACACAATCAAAGTTCAGGGGATAGTTACAGGCTGGAGCCACCCGCAGGGCAGTCACAAAGTCCCCAGCATGAATGTGTTTAAAGCCTCCACGAGGTGAGCTCACCTGGGGTGTGGGTGGCaggagggggggtagagagggaaggatagagagaacAGAAACCCAAGATTAGACCTGCTGACAGGTGCAGGGGGAGGAGCAGGAGCTAGGCCAGGAGGAGAGCAGGAGGTCCCtgctccccagcacccccagagaCGCCCCTCCACATAGCCCTggaccccagattttttttttaccagagcactacttagctctggcttctggtggtgtgagggattaaatctgggacttcagagcctcaggtatgagtgtgtgtgtgttggtttttttaggttttttttttttattatttaacttattattgaatagagacagaaactaagaggagagggggacataaagagggaaagaagcagaaagacacctacagcactgcttcaccactcatgaagttttctccctacaggtgggcactGGTCCTTGTAGTgcgtgtgcataaccaggtgtgccaccacctgccccccccttagattttatttattaatgagaggaatagaagaccagacatcagtctggtacatatgctgctggggactgaactcaagacctcattcttgagagtccagtgctttatccacttagccacctcccacaccactgagagtctctttgcataactgttatgctgtgtATCCCTGCCCTGGACCCCAGCTCTTACCTCTGAACTTGACCTTTTGTTGGCTGCACTCTCTGGCTGCCTGCTGGAACCACCCTGATAATATGCAAATACATATTTACATAATAATAAAAACGCAGACAAGACTCATGTTCCACATCTGAACTCACTTGGGATAAAGGCCAAGTTCGAAGCTGGGGACCATGCTCCCACCTAAGTCAGCAGCAGCTCCAGCTGTAGGAGGCTGCCCCCACCCCCGGGCCCTGCCACTGCCCTGTCCCTTCTTCTTTCACTGTTCCATCTTTCctagggggccaggcactggATTTTGAAGCAAAGCAGACTGAGAGGTCTCCCAGGGTTTCTGGGACTTAAATTGTAATATTGCATATGCAGGGAAGTGACTCAGCTGTCAGAGCACAGGACtgagcatgtgagtgtgtgtggccttagactgtccccagcaccacatagctGTAGTGGTCTTCCAGTTCCCTttcataaaaaggaagaaaggaagaaggaagggaagaaagaaaggaataaagaaagagaaaggaagaggaagcaaaagaaagaaaggaaggaaaaagaaaccttgcaaacaaatttaaataaaaaaatggaattaccttgtgaGCCAGCAACTCCACTCAGGCATTTCTCCAAatgacatgcaaacactaattgtAAGGGGTATATGCACTCCCTAcactcatagctgcattattcacaacagccaaagggtggaagcagcctaagtgcccaCCAACAGATGGCAGTATAAAGAGGTTATGACatctgtggaatactactctgcagtcaaaagagacaatattgtgtcctttggggcaacaTGAATGGAGCTGGAGGTAGTTATGTTCAGTGATGTAAGAAGTGAGAGAAAACttgcagatggtttcactcacatgtggaagcTAAGAATTGAAACacgtgaacttgcaaaaacaaaaacaaaaaaagggagtcaggtggtagtgcagtgggttaagcacacaaggtgcaaagcacaaggacctacgtaaggatcccggttcaagtccccgcctccccgcctgtaggggagtcgcttcacaggcagtgaagcaggtctggtctgtctttctctccccctctctgtcttcccctcctctctccatttttctctgccctatccaacaacaccaccattaataacaacaacaataaaaaaacaagggcaacaaaaggaaataaataataataataaaaacagaggcccggtggtggggcacctagttgagcacatgtgttacaggcACAAGacttcgaacccccagtccccacctgcaggggagaagctcatGGGTGATAAAGaagggctgaaagtgtctctgtctctctacgtctctatctcccccttcctctcaatttctgcctgtctctatccactaaataaatatttaaaatttttaaaataaatttgacaGTGAGAATAAAGAAATCACAATCACTACAGCTCAGCTCCATAAGGAGACAAGCCACACACACCCCCTTGGGACAAAGGGATGTCTGAACGGGTGtgttcccacccccccacccccccaaccccccaaccccccgggTCCTGGAGGAgttacaaaacacacacacagcaagtcAAGTGGGAGGGAGCTGTGGTTGGGGGGAGGCAGAGTGGGGCCTCCTTGCTCCCCTGCCCAGCCTGGCCCTGCTCAGTTATCAAGGAAAAAGCTACGTTCTACCGTGCGAATCCTGCCCCCCACCAGGGGTCTCTAATGCTTGCATTCAGGAGCACCCCTGGCTGACTGTTCCCCCATCTTCACACATGGAAACACTCTGTCCTCACACAGCTCAGCTGCTCTCCTGTCTGTGTTGCCATCTTGGCCCAACAGGGTCGTCTACTTTCAGACTCCATCGTGGAGTGATTGTCCTGCTTGGCCACCCGCAGCCCGTGGCCTTTGGCTTACACATCTGCGCTTGCAGACTGTGGTTCTGAAACTTGAGCTTTGACTACCCCTGGACCCCTACCCCCAAAACTTTTCCTGATGACCCAACTCTACTAGCCATCTTGGTGACAGCTGAGTGTGAAGGTGGAGAGTGTCCAAAGACACTGAAAAGGCTGGGGGTTCCCAAAGCTTAGGCCTTGAGGTGACTGGGGTGTTAGAGGGAGCAAAACAGTCGTGAGTCAGAAAAAGCTTCCTGTCCCAGGGCctgacagagggaaggaggagcagaGTCTGGGGACAGAATCTCTGGCCTCCCCCACCACGAGGTCTAGGCCTGGGAGACACTATGCGGTGATGCCCCCAGTTAGGTCCCCCCCTCCCCGCCACCAGCCTGCCCTTGCCAGGAGCCGTGTCTGGGAGTGCTGAGTGGATGTCACTGTGTGGTGTCATCTGAGGGGCCACAGGGACAGATATGCAACCCTCTGGTGCCAGCAAACACCAGGGGAGTTAGGACaggaaggggacagggagaaTGCCACCCATGGTGGAAACAggacagaagaggggagagatgGGTCTTGGCCTCCTACACCATCCCCCCAGGCCCCCAAGCCCCCATATTCCCAGGGGTGTGAGTAAAAAATATTCTCACCttgaatttgttttttttgtttttgattttttttttgcctccagggttatcactgggattctgtgtaagcactacgaatccactgctcctagaggccatttccccggcaccaccaccactgccatttttataggataggacagagagaaattgagagaggagggagagacagagagcaggagaaaaagataggcaccttcagacctgcttcactgcttgtgaaaagacacccctacaggtggggagccaggggctcaaattgggatccttgcaccggtccttgtgcttcatactatgtgtgcttagcccggtgtgctatcacccagccccctttgccTTGGATTTGTACAAATAAATCTGCTTCCTTAATTAAACGAAAGGACTGAAATTGGTTCctgcagggttggggagatagcacagtgcatAATGcttctacaaagagactcttcttctccttcttcttcttcttcttcttcttcttcttcttcttcttcttcttcttcttcttcttcttcttcttctcctcctcctcctcctcctcctcctcctcctcctcctcctcctcctccttctatctatttatttattactggatagagacagagagaaattgagaggggagggagagacatagagggagagagacagagagacacctgcagccctgcttcaccactcgtgaagctttccccctgcaggtgggggccaggggcttgaacctaggtccttacacattgtaatgtgagcagttaaccaggtacactaccacctggccccaaagggtatttcttgtctgaggctctgaggtcccaggttcaattcccagcaccactatcagccagaactgagagagaaagaaagaaaggaggaaggaaggaagggagagagggaggagggtggagggaaaagaTACTGGTTTTGTAAGAAACTgggcagaggggctgggtggtggtacacctggctgagcacacatgttacaatgagcaagggtcTGAATTCAAgttcctggacccccacctgctggagcaaagcttcacaagtggtgaagcagggctgcaggtgtctctctcatctctttccctctctatctctcagttcctctcaatttctggttgtttctatccaataaataaataaataaataaagtttttttttttagaaagaaagataggaaggaaggaaggaaggaaggaaggaaggaaggaaggaaggaaggaaggaaggaagggactggGTAGAAAATGACTATTCTAGAGCGATTTGCATTAGGGACACACACACGCCTCCTGGAGGACCCAGACTTCACCCCGATGGTCACACAGAACCGTCTTTCCCAAGTCAGCCCTTTCCTAAAAGGGTCGCTGCCTGTGAAAACATGTTTCAACATCTTCtggtcacccccacccccacccaaggctgtagagggggaggggaggagtccTGGACATGGGGGGAGCACTTAGAAAAGCCAGGAACTCACAAGCACCAGGCTGGGGTAGAGTCTGGCTGCTGCTTTTGATTCAGCCCAGTAACTCCAGCTCCTTGGATGACAACAGTTAGATGACTTGAGGTTAAATAACAGCCCAGCCACAACCTCCCCCgcttccccccccaccaccccggcCCCCCACAGCCACCCCATCTGGCCAAAGGAAAATAATGGAAGTCACAGGGCGGGACCCCATAAAGCTTTGAGTCTGGGCAGACCCATCCCTCAGGAGCTTCTtgccctctccccttctttctttgaaGATGTGGCCACTGTGGCTTGGTTACAGACATGAGGACAAAGGCCTCTGGGCATAAggtggaagagagggggagggggacagatcCCAGGAGGCTGACTGGTTAGCTGAAACCTGGACCACCagccccaagttcaagtccctgatgaAGCCTGTTGTCTCTGCCACGCAGGGGAGTGGCCCTTTGACCCCAGATGTTAGCTGTACCCATTTGGGTTAAGGCAGGTGCCAGCTGACACCACCTTTGTCTCTGTTCTTTCTCCAGAGCTGTGCCTACCCAGGTCGCTGCCCTAATTGAGGAAAATAACAGAGGCTGTTGAAATTGGCAaacccagggctgggtggtggcacacctggttgagtacacatgttacaatgcacaatggcccaggtttgagtccctggttcccaccttgcagtggtgaagcagtgctgcagatgtctctctgtctctcttcctttctgtctcccccttccctctccatttctgactgtctatacccaataaataagtaaagataacaaaaaaaataaaataaaaagaagaagaaggggagttgggcggtaggtagcatagtgggttaagcgcacatggcgcaaagtgcaaggacccacataaggaccacgtaaggatcccgggggGAGTGGTTtgctaccactcggcccctgAAAACATCCCTCTAGAAATCTTATCCCACCAGAACCTTTTGCTCTGTCACTTTCCCCTCCCAGTCATAGCCCAGTGTTCTCCAGGTCTTTCCACCTGGATGAGTCTGCGTCTTACTCATTCTTTCTAACCGAGACTTAGTCATCTCTCGAATGGATCCACCCAGTTTATTCATCCATCTCCTGGCAAGACCAACCCCAAACAGCCCTCCACGCCATCTTGCGCACGTTCCCTTGTTCCCCTTCCCCAGTGGGTGACTTTCTGGGACTGGGCGTCATAACTCATCCGGACAGGGCGTGGACATAGCAAGAACCAGGGAGAAAGAGTAATTACTATTTAGCTAAGTTCTTCTTTCTGATCCAAGGTTCTGCATTTCCCAGGGAGCCGCCTTCCCCGCCCAGGTCACGCTCACCCACACCTGATGCCTCCCCCGGGCAGccgcttttttgttttgttttgttttgctttctttatttGTCTGCAAATGAGGCTGAGATAGCATCTCAGGTGTGTGATTTACCCCAGAACACCTCTTCCGGAAACTCCTTCATTTTCTGACCCGCTGGGGCTTCTCTGCTGTGAATGGCCTTGGAGTATGAGTCACCTCagtttttgctttgtttggtttttttatccaaggctgtttctctttctattctgGAGGTTACCTGAGCTGTCTGGAATGTTCTGGATACTTGTCTTGGTGATAGGGAATTTCCAAAATTTTTAGACTCAGAATATAGGCTGATTTATTATTATGTTGTCGGTAAGAAGACCTCAACACAGAACACAGTAACTGAGAGAAGAAAGGGTTAAGAATGTGTAGAAAGACTTTGAGtgattcaggaggtggcacagtggataaagcactgaactctcaagcatgaggtcctaagttcaacccccaccagcacatgtactggtgtgatgtctggctctttctctctcttctcctatcattctcgttaataaataaataaaatattaaaaaagattttgagtggtctgggagatggtgcaatggaaagacattggactctcaagcatgaggtcctgagttcagtccctggaagcacatataccagagtgatgtctggttctatctgtCTCGCTTCCTATCTttctattaataaataacatcttaaaaagtattataaaaaggaaagattttatttattttcccatttgttagccttgtttttttttattggtgttgtagttattgttattgttgttattgatgccatcattgttggataggacagagagaaatggagagaggaggggaagacagagaggggagagaaagatacctcgtgagcgggcggtagcagcgggctaagcacatgtggggcaaagcacaaggaccagcataaggatcccggtttgagccccgggctccccacctgcaggggagtcgcttcacgggtggtgaagcaggtctgcaggtgtctatctttctctcctcctctctgtcttcccctcctctctccatttctctctgtcctatccaacaacgacaccatcaataacaacaacaataactacaacaagaaaacaagggcaacaaaaaggaataaataaataaacaaacaaataaaagaaagacagacacctgcagacctgcttcaccgcttatgaagcgacttctcctatagatggggagccgggggctctaaccgggatccttatgccggtccttgtgctttgcaccatctgcacttaacctgctgcgctaccgccctattccctatttttatttattttacatttttatttattagatacagaaattgagaggggaaagggagatagggagagagacagagacacctgcagccctgcttcaccactcgtgaagcctgccccccccaccagacccccacccccgcaggtggggaccaagggatcaaacctggatctttgcacatgtttgcactcagccaccgcccagtccctgaTTTTATTACTAttcattattttgttgtttttgttatggtccctgatttttttctctttattgatttaataatgatcaacaaaattatAGGtaaagagggggtacaattccatacagttcccaccaccagagttctgtattccatcccctccattggaagcttcctattctttattgctctgggagtatggacccaggatcattatggggtgcagaaggtggtcccccctggacatgggtgttggcaggttgatccataccaccagcctctttctctttccctagtggggcagggctctggggaggtgggggtccaggacacattggtgaggtcgtctgcccagggaagtcaggttggcgtcatggtagcatctggaagccggtggctgaaaaagcattaagatctaaagcagaacaaactgtttaataatcaggaatttaAAGATGTGATTTGGAGTCACCAttctggaaaaggctagtaggtctattttagg is a genomic window of Erinaceus europaeus chromosome 15, mEriEur2.1, whole genome shotgun sequence containing:
- the METTL27 gene encoding methyltransferase-like protein 27 isoform X2, producing MVEEQGGSLPEVRARVRASHGITDLARKLRFYDRWAPDYDQDVATLQYRAPSLAVDYLAQALKGPPGAALVLDVACGTGLVAAELQARGFIQLHGVDGSPGMLEQAQARRLYQSLSLCTLGQEPLPSPEGTFDAVLMVGALSDGQVPCSALPELLRVTKAGGLVCLTTRTNPSNLSYKETLEAEMARLEQSGAWERLMAQPVDHWELATAKHELPPDAANDSDGFISGIVYLYRKQPATLGDGGKEA
- the METTL27 gene encoding methyltransferase-like protein 27 isoform X1; protein product: MLQSWEVGNMVEEQGGSLPEVRARVRASHGITDLARKLRFYDRWAPDYDQDVATLQYRAPSLAVDYLAQALKGPPGAALVLDVACGTGLVAAELQARGFIQLHGVDGSPGMLEQAQARRLYQSLSLCTLGQEPLPSPEGTFDAVLMVGALSDGQVPCSALPELLRVTKAGGLVCLTTRTNPSNLSYKETLEAEMARLEQSGAWERLMAQPVDHWELATAKHELPPDAANDSDGFISGIVYLYRKQPATLGDGGKEA